Within the Gadus chalcogrammus isolate NIFS_2021 chromosome 15, NIFS_Gcha_1.0, whole genome shotgun sequence genome, the region GCTGAACGCCGACGGCGAGGTGGAGCTCGACGCCATCATCATGGACGGACAGACTCTCGGGAGTGGAGCGGTGTCTTGTGTTCAGAACATCGCCAATCCTGTTTCCCTCGCACGGGCCGTCATGGAGAAGGTGCCcccttttcaaatatatatatatatagtatagtatatatctCTGGATTTATAGAGAGATATGTGTATACTATACACACTGTAGATGTCTGGCTAGGGGATTATATGAATAAGCAGAGCAACAGCTGCAGCCTGTTGTTTCTGAGGGAACGGGTGAGAGAATGATTCCAACTCAGCATCTGCTGAGGGCGGCTGGGGGTTGATCATCATCGTCGCGTGGTGGCAATCATCTACCGGAGAACCAAACTGGATATGATGCCACATTTAGGAAGGGGAAAAAACATTACGTTTGAGATCTCCATTTCAttcttctgttttgttttgtccctCGGTTACCATTTTGCAGGCATGTTTTACACAAAGCGTTTGAATTTATAGTATTGACCAGCACAGATCAGGTAGGCCTTAGGCGTCACTCGTCAGGCAGCCTTCCTTTTGGCCTGAGGCCTATTGGCTGGGAGGCAAACAGTGAACGCTTGTAAGCCAAGTAATGTTCcttcatgtaaaaaaaataactgtTAAAATAACCCATTCGGTGTGATGTAAATCTTCTCCTTACATGTTTGGAAACACGAAGACCGACCACGTTATGCTAACCAGCAGAGGGGCCAACCTGTTTGCCGAGCGCATCGGCTTTAAGACCGCTCCCACCGAAACGCTGGTGACCGCCtacgagaggagagagtgggagaaagcGAAGGAGTATGGTGCTGGAGTGAAGGAGCTGTTCCATTCTCAATTGTAGGTGGTATGGAGGACAAGAGGGTTCATGAAACACAGGATCGGTATGATCCTTGGTTTCAGCACACTTTGGTAATTGACACAACAACAGAAATACACGAGGAACAAGTATTTTgagtattttttgtattttcaaaaAAGCCTGTTGAAAAAGGCAATTTCCATCAGGGAATGAAACGAATAGTACCATCCAATCAACAGGTCATGGTTTCAAAAAAATGTACTTCTCTACTCTACAGCCACATGATATGATGCAATCATTTTGCTGTCATATTGGAAAGTTAGTGGTCTCAATAGGGTACACACACTGCAGTCACAACGTTATTGCTAGGTTTGTTCAATGATGTTATTCTATCGTATAAGCTTACAGCACTCCGTAGACCATGAAGATAGATGAAGGATTGTTGTTTGCCCTAGGTGTCATGATACGGTCGGGGCTGTTGCCGTGGACTCTTGCGGTAATGTGGCCTGTGCCACTTCGACAGGAGGGATACGAAACAAAATGGTGGGCCGAGTGGGAGACTCTCCAGTCATCGGTAGGATGACACATTTCCTTCCCTCTTGTCAAATGTCCTTTTACTTATAATCGGGTTGTAAGAAGCTTCGCATAATGATTAACCGTTCATAACCACATGGGCTGTTAAATGCGACCATGGACTTGACCCTGACGCTTTAAACGTCCCtgattatatcaatattaattacACTTACCTCGGCAGAATCTTTGAAAAGTATATTTCAAATTGACCGCAATAAAGAAAAGACAGGCTAGTAAGACTATATGACTTGTATGGGTCTACCCTAAATACATTACGTATAATCTTAATAATACTTTATATTAATTCTGACTATAATGTCTATCGAACAACCATTCATCCGATCGACTTCACACATTTGCCACATCACATTGCAATAGCCAATAGCCATCAGACAGTTCTGTACAGGCACCTTTGGAACGGGCACTGCACTAATAATAACAAGAATAatttaaaagaagaagaaaagataaCATAAAGAAGGTTTTCCAGCTCTCAGAGGTCTCTCAGCTCTCAGAGAATCTGAGTGATTTTGGTTGCATGTTCCTCCGATTGAATCCTGTCCACTGGACAGGATTCAATCGGAGGAACATGCAACCAAAACCACTCAGATTCTCTGAGAGCTGAGAGACGGTAGCAGCACGTGGAAAAGAGCAGAGCCTACCATCCAGTGACCCTTCTCTCCTGTGGATCAGGCGCTGGGGGATACGCGGACAACCGTAGCGGAGCAGTGTCTTGCACCGGTCACGGAGAGTCCATCCTTAAAGTCACTTTGGCTCGCCTCATCATTTTCCACATTGAGCAAGGTTAAGTATCGCTTTCATTGTGTCATTTACGATCTATCTGAAACACTTAAACACGCTGCTCCCTTCATACTGTAGAGGCTAAATAAGTCACCCCTTTTATTCACCCCCATCGCCATCCAATGGTGGTTACCTAGTCAATATTAGACATCATATAATATTGCTTTTGCCTTTGTAAGATAGTATAAACGGTGGCAGTAAAATAATTTCTTTTTAAGGGCTTGATATTTATTGTCATAGTGTGAATTGGATAAGCAAAGCTGCTGTTTCTCACATCAGGATATCATATTGCAAAGCGCTCTCTCTAAAAGAGAGGATTGTTCAGTTGCAAGAACAGTTGTAATCCCATCCTCACAATGCAGCAGTTGGCTTTGGTCTTTCATCATTGTGAGCATTCAGGGCCCGGGAAAACACTTGTTGCCATGCCTTCCAAtcccaaacatacacaaacacagaggtcACCAAACCTCACAGTGTTTAAGAATTTATAAAGGAGTGTCGGTGTGTAGGCTTACTGGGAGGGTAACATGAAGGCCCAGGGAAATGTACACATTGGGAAAGGTTGATTCCAATTGGAAATCCATAAGCAATCAATCATAGAGGTGTCCAGAtttatgtaaaataaaaattgcTTAATTAATTATGCCTCAGAGATTAATTTATCGACAATATCAACAAATATAACATATGTGGTCAAGACAGCTGTGCTAACTTATCAATGCCAGCAATGAACATTGCTGAAATTAGTCTTGTTAGTTCAAAACGAGAAAGTTTAGAGTTCCAGAAATGAGATACGATGGCCATTGGGTTCGAGCGTCTCCTTTCTCACATGCTGATTTCTTTCAACAGAAAatacctaataataataataataataataataataataatgataaaaagaGGGGGGTCCCCAATGGCGGACAGAGCCCTCATTTCATGGCCCAAGAACCCTAGCGGTAATCCGTTAATGAATCCGATGATTTGAAATGAATTAAGATAACACAAAACTTTATCAATCCCACACGGGGGAAATGTACTTGTCTCACTGCAACTCAACTGGGAAAAGTAGAGGAAAAGAGTGATTAAGTGATTTAAGAAAAAGATATATACGCAGAGTACacagagtgcgtagggcaccaagtaccttgggggggggggcaccacaaATAAggtttctaaaaaaataaaataataataattattacattattgaattacaaaaatatataaattagttatgaagaggcccaccgttgtttcttcttaattgtataacctatcactcaaggccgccccccccccccccccccccacacaattGATTGTCGAGTTGCCCAGGGCAACGACACGGACAGCGTCGGCCCCGTTTCACATGCTGTGTGTTCTCCCCCAACTGAAGGTAAAGAAGTGGAGGACGCGGTGGAGCTCTCCCTGCGCTACATGGACGAGCGTGTCcacggtgggggcggggccatcgCGGTCTCTCCCTCGGGGCAGTGGGCGGCCACCTTCACCACCGAGAGGATGGCCTGGGCGGCCGCGGAGCAAGGCACTCTGTGGTACGGGTTGAATCCCCAGGAAAGGTTTCAAGACAAGCCGGTGCAATGAAGGAAATGTGACAAAGTGTACAATAggtttagctcaggaggcagagcagttgtcttgtaacagaaaggttgctagtttgatccccagctcctcttagctgagtgttgatgtgtccctgagcaagacacttaaccctgactgctcctgacgagctggctgtcgccttgcatggttgactctgccgtcggtgtgtcaatgcgtgtattaaccgatgtaagtcgctttggataaaagcgtctgctatatGCCCTATATGTGAATGTAACAGGGATTTATATTGCACATGAGGAATACGGGAAGTATAGGTTAAGGCTGCATCTTCATAATATTACGAAAGTATACTATTAGAGAACTACTAGTACTAACTAATAATAACTTTTAGTCAATCTATGTAATAACAAATTTAACAactttctcctacaggggattaataaagttgtatctaaTCTAAACACCCAAAGCCAATCTAATGTATGCCTTTGTCTTATGAATCCACAAAAATCAGTCAATTTTTCATCAACACCCTTTGTTTAAATCAGCAGAAtacttacttttttttattagattATATATTTGTAGTTTTGGGGTAGGATTTTACTGTATTTGAATATTTTGAATGTTTTTAACAAGGTCTATTATGTACTTCTTTAGTTATTTCaagatacaataaaataattgaacTTGCTGTATTGGATTGCATATTATATTGTTATAAATGGTTTAGAAAAAGTatgctcatatatatatatataatttgagACACATAACACCACTCGTCCATGATGTTTGGATAGACACACGCGACCCTGTAACCTTACTGTAAATACGAGCCACGTGACCCGGGCTGTTGGTTGACAGGACTCGTCGCGGGGCTTTGCAGCGGCAACAGCGGCCAGGCTGGACATATGACTTCGAGGAAGTTACAGGCTGCCTGGGCACTTTGACCACGACTGCAATCGACGAAAAATCCTGCTATGTTACACCACAACAGTAAGTGACATGCGGGCCACGATACCCAACAGCTTTGTGCGTTAATCTATGTTCCGCCATAGGGGACCCCTAAATGTTGTTTAGGGGGGGCGTGATCCTAGCTAATCCCAGCTAGCTGCTAGCGAGAATACAAACAAACTTGGTAGGCCTCTGCTAACCCTTCTCCAGTTCGCTAGAATCCTTTGGGGGACTTGGTTTTACATCCAAACGAGCGATGTATCAACACACAGGGGTTACTCGATGAGCAGGGCATCTAGACCTACAGGCCCGTTAGTAACGGCGACGTTAAAGCAACGTAGTCGAAGTAGTTGTCGCTTCCATGCTGGCGTGGAAGCTAACTGTTGTTAGCCACTCTCGGGCTAGCCCGCTGCATACAGCTCACTTTATGCTCTGTTGCCACAAGAGGGTACAGAGCATACACTgtgttttgattgtgtgtgttttatcataCTACGTGTACACCAGTGCTTTACTTTAGTTCTATCTGTGGCCTGTAGAGGATTATCTAACCGATTGGTGGTCCCTTAGTGGTAGGGTTAGCTAGCCGCAAACCACTAGGAAGACGTTGCGAGCTCTTAATTCCCTCCATGGAGTGCCCTATTCGTGAAACATATAAGTCTTATCTGATTGCATTACAGGGCGATGAACTCCACAATATTGCACTACTACAGACCGCCCGTGTCACACTCTTTGGATCAACGATTGTTATGTATGAGCAACTTTATGTCAATGAGTCTGAACAGTCCACTCTCTGGAGAAGACTTTGAATAATCGACAAAGTAGGATTACGGTGAAACCAACAGCATGCCGGTAAAAATAGGACGACCCCAGCTACCCGTTGACATGCAATGTTGATGAGTTTATCGTTATCGCTATTAAATACAATACTAtgacacttgttttttttttcattcaaacAGTGCACTCAATGGAGCGAAGTTCAAACGTGTTAGCATGCTAGCGCCTGGGCTCTTTCCCAGTCGTGTCactgtcaaccatgacagctcATTCATTTAGTGATGAATCCACAGCATTTGTAGCATTTCAGATTTAAAAAAGGTAGTCTCTCTTTGGAATTATACTGCCTCCTCAGGAATATTGGATAAAAAAAGGGTTATAATTTCTAATATAATCTATACGTAAAAACACGTAGTAGGTATTCGTACCAAGGTTACTGGGCAGGTGTTACCAATGCTACTGCTAGCACTCGTGCGTCCATTTAACCCTTATTCATGTTTTAGTTTATATAAGTTAGTCCATTGGTAGTTAGGATTGTATTGAATATTTGGCCTATACGTAGAAGATGTTTGAATGTAATAATGCAGGCTCTTATACCACTGTACTTAAACGTGATTATATCAAATGTGGTAGTAGTACAGTTGTTTTGGGGAACTCCCTGTCTATAAGGGATTGTGACACCTGTGCTCAACTGTTTTACGCAGGTGGTGAAGAGGGGAACAGCATTCATGGACACTGTGGAGACTTTGAATCATTTGATTCCCAGTGACCAGTTGGACTCTCTGGGGACTGGACAAAATCTGGAATGTGAAGCAAGAAATGAGTTTGGAACCGGTATCCTGCTGGAAGATTCACTGACAAACATGTTGAGTGACAAAGATCCAATGTTTGGATCAGCAAGCTCTCAGTTTAATCCTTTGGAAAATGATGAGGGCAATTTTTTGATTGCTGGTGCTACAGGTATGTACGGAATGGCAATGTTTAAGAACTAAAAAGGACTACACtaatatgtaaaataaaaatatatattatatatatatataataaaaatatatattatatatatatataactaccTGTTGAAACCTGAGTTTGAGAGTTTTGAATCACAGCTGCAGAAATCAATTGGGTCGAGATCTTGTACAACATGTCGACAGCCAAATGTTGCTGGAAATACTTTGACCGATGGCTTCTGTTTCAGGTTTGTAATCAAATTCGCAAAAGTTCATGCATTTACTATATATTTGCTACCTCAGGTCTCGATGGCATCAGTGGGAAGTTGCCGAGTCCACCGGCTCCCCGTTCTGTCGGAAGGCCCCGGAAACATCCGCGCGTCACACCCTCTGGTCAGTGGAGAGCGTTCAACAACGTTCCTATTACATAACCCAGCGTTACGTCACTGAAGTGTGGTGATGTTCAATTCTATATTGTCCCAACAGCAACGGTCGCCCCCAAGACCTCGACCGCTCCGTCCGCTTCACCCGTCACCCCGAAACCCCGCGGAAGGCCCCGCAAAAAACCGACCAACCGGCAGCTGACGTCGTTTCTGATCGAGAAGGGCGTGCAGGGCCCCCAGCTGAAGAAGGAGCTCTGCCTGGGGGGCCGCGTCCACGTCCAGGAGCTCGACGCGGGGCTGTGGCTGAGCCCCATGGTGGTGCTGCGGAGGCTGACCGTCACGGTGGGGGGCTTCAGGATCGAGCTGCTCCCGGGGCCCTCGTACGGCACCGCGGGCGAGGGTGAGGGcgccggcgccaccgccgccggcCAGCCGGTGAGCCTTCAGGAGGGTTTGACCTCCGGCGGTGACGGGGCCGTCGCGGCCGACACCAAGGAAGACGACGCCACGGTGCCGAGTAACGTCACGGCTCCGAATCCGACCGCGGAGAACCAGGTTGGCTCGGGGGGCGTCGAAGGAGCACTCGGTCTGGGCCCGTACGTGAACCCCAACGACGTTCAGGCCACCAACGGCGCCCCCGCGCCAAAGTCCTGCTCAGAAGAGACCAAGGTTGACATCGGGAGCGACTCCGCCGAGCAGACGCCATGCGCTAAGGGGAAAGATGTCGTCAAGCCGACTGAGAGCCCTCCGAACAACACCACCGGCTCTACTGACAAGCTGAACTGTAAGGACAAGCTAAAGCTTTTCGCCAAAGCGATGTTTAAACCTAAACCCAGGCTGCCCACGGTTAAGAACAAGAGCTTGGTTTCCCGTAGACCGAAGAGCCTGATTCAAGGGCCGAACCCTGCCCCGAGCTCTCCCACTAAGCCCCCCCAGAGAGACGACGTCCCGCCCAGCGCCAAACCTCCCAAGAAGGGAGCGGTGTCACTGAAGAGACCCGGAGAGATCTCCCACCCTGAGCACGCCTCCAAAGTCCCAAAGGTCCAGACCGGGAAACCCGTCAACCCGAAGCCCAAGTCCCCGGGTCCCTCCAGCGCCGCTCCGGTGAAGAAGGCCCCGTCGTGTGACGGCCCCGCGGACCCCCCCCACAACGCCCCCAAGAACACCCTCAACGCGCACAACCCAAAGCACGAACGTCCCCCGCCGTCGCTGGGCTCCCCGGGGCCTTCCTCCAGACCCCCGGAGGACGCAGGGCCGGAGAAGGCCAGGGGCAAGAGGCCCGACAAGCTCCTCCAGAGGCAGAAGAGTCGGACGCCCCGGACCCCCTCCACGGAGGAGCCGCCGCTGTTTGTGCCGGACAACgcgccggccgccgccgccgccgccaccgccgccgccgccgccaccaagAAGGAAGCGGACGACGAGCCGCCGGCGGAGAGCGCCTGGGACGGAACCAACAGCTGCGGCCTGTGCAAGAAGCACCACGGCAACATGTGAGTAGAGCCGGCGGGACGCCGGAGAGAGGTCCCACTTTGTGGAAAGCCgctttgttctttgttttgtttccggaaGGCCGTCCTGCGTTGTTGTTGCTGCATCCTGGCCTCTGCTTTCCACTTGGCAACACACTTCTCCTGTAGTGAGGGcagggattgggggggggggggggattggccACGGTTTGGATGGGGATTAATATAGAGCGTTCGTATAAATTGTATTGATGGAATGAAACACGATTCCAGTTTCCGTCAACACAGAGTGTGCAGTAATCCCCTGGTGTAACACTAACCTTCATTTGGCTGCGTTCCACCAATACGAGCACAGATAATCTtaaactccctccccccccccacccccacgccAAGGTTCATGGTGGGCTGCGGTCGCTGTGACGACTGGTTCCACGGCGACTGCGTGGGCCTGGACCTGGCCAAGGTGCAGGAGATGGAGGACGAGGACCAGATGTACGTGTGCCTCAAGTGCTGCGCCGACGAGAGCGTGAAGGCCGAGCCCGACGTCCAGAGCACCGCCAAACGCCCGCCGCCGCCCGAGGTAGAGTCCGCGCCCGTGCCCGAGGCCGTGGGCCACACCCCGGCCGCCAAGCCCAGGCAAGGCCCAGGCCCGGCGCAGGCCCTGGCGTCCGGCGGCCCTCCGACCCATGAAGAAGGTAAGCGGGCGCTGCCGGGTGTTCTCTCCTAAGAACAACGTAGGCGTCTAATCCGTGTGAGTGGGAAAGTCATGCAGAGGTTGGCCCTTGTCGACTTGTGTGCGAGAGCTTATACAGCTTATACTGATATTGTCATAGCAAGTATTACCACTGCACACGGGTTGGTTGTCTTTTCTGTTGCCTCTATTGTTTTTTGGGGATTTGCTCTTTGAGCAGGGACGGGTGTTTGGTTAACCAAGCACCCGCTGGGTAGAGTTTAGACTAGAGTTTAGTTATTTGTCTCTCACCTGACATCACATGCTTCAGCTAATGTTCTCTTTGGGTTTAAGACAAGGTCTGCTCTTTTTGATGTTATGAGTCATTTTAAAATGATTTGGTGTAAAGATAAGTCATTATTTTTAATTCCTACACAGGAGTCTGATCGAAAACCGTCCACAGAGGTAAAAGAGTCTACCCACAAAACGGGTATGTTCATATTTTTATGCCGAGGTTGTCAGAAGTTTCCCCACTAAGGCTTTGAAAAAGCAATATATCTGACGCCCATTCTGCGTTCTTGAAGGTCATCCAAAACACAAGGGTTCCTCCTCGGCTCCGAAGAAACCCGCTTCTGTCGAAGAAATCCGAAGAAGTGTGCGAGACTCTCTGAAGGAAATCCTCTTGCAACGGTAAGCCGCCACGTCTTGATAAGATGCCACTTCAGCAAGCACCTATCTCTTAGGAGACGTGTTGAATAAAAAGTCCCGTGTTTCTCCTCAGACTCAAGGAGTCAGACTTGAAGATGGCGGTGGAGCGGGCCTCTGAGGTGGCCcggaagacagagagggagctcTTTCATTTGTACAAAGACACCGACAGCAAGTACAAGAGCAAGTACCGGAGCCTGATGTTCAACCTCCGGGACACCAAGAACAACGTGAGTCAAAGGGTTCTCATGGCTACAGGACGAACCTGTgggcgtccctgagcaagatgccttgCCTAAGGACGCCCATTTGCTTATCGAGGGTGTGAATCGAAACTATGGGAACGGATGATGTAATTTCCTCTGCTGAAGCTGCAAGCCAGGCAATGCGACCGCGCCTGTCCATGTGTGgccgtgtgtatgaatgggtgactgCGAGGCATTAATGGTAGTGGAGCATTTGAGTGGCCTCAGATCTGAAAGCGCAGTCCATTTACCCTTTTTTAGAAATGGCTAAATCCTACGACGATGTGTGCATCCGCGCTAACACGTCTCCACTTTTGTACCATTGTGTTTGCAGGTGCTGTTTCGGCGGGTTTTGAAAGGGGACATCTCTCCCGCTAATCTGAGTCGCATGAGTCCTGAAGAGCTGGCCTCTAAAGAGCTGGCCGCTTGGCGGCAGCGAGAGAACCGCCACGTGAGTAAACAACGTTTCACCGTTCAAAGGAAAAAGCATTTAGGAGGAAATCATGGAGCTCTACAGGTCTTTAGTGCTTCAGTGGAAAACGATAGCTACCTTGGTCGGGACTCAGCCTCGACTCAAACCGTCTCAATTTGACAGAAGCCGCAGATGCCGTGTACGTTTGTGGTGTCGAGAGGGCACGGGTTGTGTTGTGACGGCTCAGGTCTTTCCCCCCAGGCCATCGAGATGATTGAGAAGGATCAGCGCGAGGCAGAGAGGCGGCCAATCACCAAGATCACCCACAAGGGAGAGATCGAGATCGAGAGCGAGGAGCCGGCGAAGACAGTCGAGGTGCCTGAGGTACGTCTCATTCAACTTGTTTTCCCTACGTttaaggttgtatcagcgattccaGGCCGACgcataaatgatcacattcatctgatctctCCTCACGATCCGCTTGCCGCCGgccccataagcaggccgtcaaacAAACcgcgtctctgtaggcagcctatgctccgagatcgcacacaaaaacaaatggtactaccaaccgcTCTAAACcaaaatagtattccaaccaatcaacGACaagggttgtgtgttgtggggttttgcgcaGCGGTCATGATCGTTTTTACGggatgcacgaaacacggaagggaggggcgaggctggctctgtttgtttgggatctcggtTCAAACACCAACACCCAACATctctgatacaacctttaacgtGCACGTGGTCGTTCAGAGTGTATCCTACAAAAGACAAAGACGACAATGCAGCAAAAGTAGCATACTTAAGTTACGTATATATTAGGGATGCACCAAAATTAAAATtattggccgaaaccgaaaatgAGGAAACCAAGGCCCAAAACCGAAAACCGAAACCAAAACTTCATTATAATCAAGGcattgcaatttttgcaaatcgctatatgtgggtctttctcagaaacattgaaaaacgtcCACACCGCAGACATATTCGCGCTTATCCATACAAGCGTGTGCTGGCCACGCTTTTTGTTTGCGTCATCACAAATCTCTGTTTCGGCCGTGTTATTTCGGTGATAAAAGTATTTCGGCCGAAAACCGAAAATGcgcttttgggccattttcggccgaaaaTTTTCGGTGGCCGAAAATTCGGTGCATCCCGAATAAATATagtcgaatatatatatatatatatgatagcaCATGCAAGAGGTAGATGAAacttatgtattttttgtgtctcATGGACTTAGCTTGTTGCTGTGCTATCGTCGTTGCTACCCTATTCTCGCCCCCCTATCCTGTTACGGTGTGGTTGCTCTCCCGTTGGTTGCTCTGATTGGCCCGTGGCTCCCCCAGAGTCCCTCCCCCACCAAGCTGCTGGATCTGGCGGTCGACCTCCTCCCCCTGGAGCTGAAGGCGGAGAGCAGCGCCAATGTGGATAAAGACACCACTGGGCAGCACAAGTCTCACCTGTTCGACCTCCACTGCAAGATCTGCACAGGTGAGCCACGCATCGGTCCTGACCGAAGCTCTTTCAATGAATTTTGAATTGTTATTATTGTGTCATGCATTAGCATGCCCAGCCCACAAGGGCTTACAAGACACCATTATAAAACAACATGGACAGACCAAAAACCAAAAGTAGATGCTAAACAATACTAACAATAACGATATGAACCATCCTGACGTTTCATTCAGGCTTAAGTAACAAAAGAGGCTAACTTATAAACATTAAAAGTAAAGAAACATTCCATCCTGACATCATCATTACTCCAAAATATTTCAGGGTTTTGAGCAAACGGTTCCTTTACCAAAGGTACTCTTAGTTCGTCTTTCAACTGCAGTGTAGCATCTTACGTGTGCTGCTAGTCCTCTCAAAGCAGCTCCTTGTTGCGATGGATTCAGACTCTGTTCCACACGGCTCTTTCGTTATTGCGTCGGGTCGTTATTAAAGGTGACGTATCACACCACCAGGCGTGATTGTGATTGGGCCGTTACAAGCCAGTTTGAAAAtaggcctcttctgacatcacaagggggcgtgtccacctagatgtgggcTGGATAGATGCCTATTTTCAAAGTGGCTTgtgacggctaatcacactcacacctgggggtGTTATACGTCCCCCTTTTAGGTCAGAGGTCCGGTAGTCTCATGCGGGGACACGATGTCGCCGCTCATTTGCGTTGCTGTTTTTCCTCCTTCACGTGTCGTCATTCATCCCTCCCCGACCAATCAGGTCGCATGGCTCCGCCCGTGGAAGAGGCCCCCACCAAGGTGGTGAAGGTGTCCACGAGGGTGGCCCGCAGGCCGTCCTCCGCCGTGGAGGGGGCCGCCAAGGGCGTCGCCACGACGACCACGACGACCACGACGACGGCGGCAaaggaggaggacctggaggcGAGCCTCCGCAACACGGTGTCCAGCGGCCACGaagcacggtgtgtgtgtgtgtgtgtgtgtgtgtgtgtgtgtgtgtgtgtgtgtgtgtgtgtgtgtgtgtgtgtgtgtgtgtgtgtgtgtgtgtgtgtgtgtgtgtgtgtgtgtgtgtgtggggttcatTCAGTAGGGAAGGGCATCAGTGGATCCCAATGCCAAGCGTACCATGGGCTTTTCTCGTGTTTCATACATCTCTCATTTCTCTCCAGGGTTATTGagagagtgaaaaaaaaaaagaagtaaagtCAAGGAATGCAAGCCCCTTCTCCATTTCAATGCATATTTTCAAAAAGTGCAAACGCGTGTCTCGTTCTGATGAGCTGCGGTGTGTGAGATATCCGAGTATGTGTGTGACATCTTTCCTAATCATTCCCCGCAACTTAAAGTTGGTGTGACTTGAATTTCTGATGTGGACGGTGCTGAGCCTTTACCCCAGACTAGTGGAGAATCCCCGGGATGGCGCGGCTCCGGCCGCAGTGGTTCTGTGTTCAGTCCACACGGTCTCCAGCCTCACTTAAGTCTGGCGTGAGCAGGAGGCCCGTGTTCCCTGACCTACCCCTTTGCTCATGGCTCCAGGCTTCCACCAATTCGGTGGCATTTGCTTCTTTAAATCTGTCCGGTGCGGAAAAAAATGTGGTTGACCGGCTGCTAACTGACTTTCACTGGTCATAATTCTATCATTTTTGATTATTACATTATGATACTACTTTCAATCAATGCAAGTCTGGAAGCCCCTTACCTCGTATCGCCTCGGGGCTTTATCTTCTCGCCGTCAGCTGCTCTGGTCGAAGCTCTACTCCACAGTGAACGTGTCTGGTTTTATTTCCTCAGGTCAAACTACAGCTACGCGTCGGCTAAAGAC harbors:
- the phf3 gene encoding LOW QUALITY PROTEIN: PHD finger protein 3 (The sequence of the model RefSeq protein was modified relative to this genomic sequence to represent the inferred CDS: deleted 1 base in 1 codon); amino-acid sequence: MDTVETLNHLIPSDQLDSLGTGQNLECEARNEFGTGILLEDSLTNMLSDKDPMFGSASSQFNPLENDEGNFLIAGATGLDGISGKLPSPPAPRSVGRPRKHPRVTPSATVAPKTSTAPSASPVTPKPRGRPRKKPTNRQLTSFLIEKGVQGPQLKKELCLGGRVHVQELDAGLWLSPMVVLRRLTVTVGGFRIELLPGPSYGTAGEGEGAGATAAGQPVSLQEGLTSGGDGAVAADTKEDDATVPSNVTAPNPTAENQVGSGGVEGALGLGPYVNPNDVQATNGAPAPKSCSEETKVDIGSDSAEQTPCAKGKDVVKPTESPPNNTTGSTDKLNCKDKLKLFAKAMFKPKPRLPTVKNKSLVSRRPKSLIQGPNPAPSSPTKPPQRDDVPPSAKPPKKGAVSLKRPGEISHPEHASKVPKVQTGKPVNPKPKSPGPSSAAPVKKAPSCDGPADPPHNAPKNTLNAHNPKHERPPPSLGSPGPSSRPPEDAGPEKARGKRPDKLLQRQKSRTPRTPSTEEPPLFVPDNAPAAAAAATAAAAATKKEADDEPPAESAWDGTNSCGLCKKHHGNMFMVGCGRCDDWFHGDCVGLDLAKVQEMEDEDQMYVCLKCCADESVKAEPDVQSTAKRPPPPEVESAPVPEAVGHTPAAKPRQGPGPAQALASGGLRPMKKESDRKPSTEVKESTHKTGHPKHKGSSSAPKKPASVEEIRRSVRDSLKEILLQRLKESDLKMAVERASEVARKTERELFHLYKDTDSKYKSKYRSLMFNLRDTKNNVLFRRVLKGDISPANLSRMSPEELASKELAAWRQRENRHAIEMIEKDQREAERRPITKITHKGEIEIESEEPAKTVEVPESPSPTKLLDLAVDLLPLELKAESSANVDKDTTGQHKSHLFDLHCKICTGRMAPPVEEAPTKVVKVSTRVARRPSSAVEGAAKGVATTTTTTTTTAAKEEDLEASLRNTVSSGHEARSNYSYASAKDEGVSFLSTLQCMWRGFVNMAAVAKLVTRAFPVSGVLDHLTEDLPDNVQVGGRINPQLVWDYFDKIRATGTKEVCLIRFCPETEEDEISYTLLFAYFSSRKRFGVVSNNLKQVRDMYIIPLGATEKVPHQLVPFDGPGLENNRPNLLLGLIIRQRARRDFLPVDANEAAAIIPETPPPPAPAASIRLPAAAAAAEEEEEEEAAAKKYLSSLIPTKKPREAEKPAGAPKAAEEKAEEPEAEPVGDEASLDEEGEPGSDSYKPLRFLPGVLLGWGGELPPLPDFSAKPPPAALEDPGAAKPVVKSPTTRFVIRKREAKPAAAATPGAADTNNRPVAAAAAAPQRVLHGTGVAAWPGAGVSLREKPPGVSTEAYLASLSSPPPAWKDVPAAAAADPRRESAEGTLSPPAKPTTESPKAPLSGILKKSSVYTTGGEDNGLQPTPATPTPTLAATPTPTLAATPTSLPAPTLSSGLNQAGGGLNQASSLNQAGGGGLNQAGGGGLNQAGGGSLNQASSLNQAGGGQNQAGGGLNQAGGGLNQAGGLNQAGSSLNQAGSSLNQAGSSLNQAGSSLNQAGSSLNQAGSSLNQAAGSSLNQAGSLNQAAGGSQNQAGGGSQNQAGGGLNQAGGQNQASAGSQPAVSPLPQAGVPSWVAVGGLCGSSSPSEQTKDPRVPQAAPTAPAGPQGAGPELPRDPPHGVPEAPASNSGPDRDVAPGAPPQGPDDHGDGSRLKPEEDPPRLSPPASLAPPSLLQEAPAQPPSTTTGIKDYKRPEDRYSDPWERPRHAEDRDRDHRDHRDRDRHHRGHSGDKKGRHQDRHRERSRHRGHSEERRKERHRGDEHGGRHKERHRHRRDSDHDNGRRSSRDSHS